A genomic window from Purpureocillium takamizusanense chromosome 2, complete sequence includes:
- a CDS encoding glucosyltransferase (EggNog:ENOG503NUDN~COG:B), whose amino-acid sequence MVLFKRKPVKFLPPPDIEDENTEVWHIPQTGEIFATYEDYLNRMDFYKQRRFNDQITGHSGLTFFEAYSSELTGGREVEATFPEALKGPILRKVQFQTISRLDNLVDMIFDEFKHDYYPGEDVTVTIDGGERLQGLVRDKSTFGPRILADGSRTQPVTRYLVVSKVDPDFEAMVTDEHICRERGVFTKAMLRSFIKKTVTREAWNGAPWLVKHDYAGQYHIDTRVPPHLRYDTKLQERKQLQAQKRAAPHDVNGHGLHTGPVRLPELKPAPKSHKGKHGQQGAKGLKWPANMSVNGVNGTHDHAPPVREPTPPPPPPPPKYPIEDLQLEPKEGSVRPPLKFMCRNPPVELRNGDANPSNEPTNDHIDMASVGPLLETWDTLNVYCEIFQLDSFTFDDFVEAMSVSSTEVPVQLFDELHCSVLKVLVDSEQEGGKVRITLPELEEDDSDEEDEDEDMDETAEPTPEPEPKPTGRATRSSLAKAEAERLAAEAAAAEEEVLRAELESKHRAEELLREYDWIEHLRKRDFANGGWERIVVGLFHQLSKSERQEKQCEELLLQLVPPETEPTQEAVRQRYGELDVNFRVKALQLLCMLTMETKAVRGYMEDCSETMTKYRKERIEWQRKRKQAVEDLRLLNEDRKAMLPESTPAEESKDTASKDDDVKMTDADDSQMDQDNGVNGTANGNGSGKGQKKRRGRQSDKQRKLEDEEERKAKAKEAEDKEKEKAPIVRLPPQQMKQYNKILKEIQKKEDFIKECEDEVAIIENDLREADCPRTRVLGKDRFWNRYYWFERNGMPYAGLPNSSTAWAEYANGCIWVQGPDELEREGYIDVPAELQNEYRAKFNMTVPERKAKEEGGTSIFNANQWGYIADPDKVDQLIRWLDPRGFNELKLRKELLNYRDKIATHMENRKKYLGIDEEKQEEAAAAATATTAKRTSSRIREKTPETRNYRCLMWENTMALEELGHLHMEQPPPPRSRKQTKKREAQGEPAGRGTTKARKK is encoded by the exons ATG GTGCTTTTCAAGCGAAAACCAGTCAAGTTCCTGCCACCACCAGACATTGAAGATGAGAACACAGAG GTCTGGCACATCCCGCAGACGGGAGAGATTTTTGCGACATACGAGGACTATCTAAACAG AATGGACTTTTACAAGCAG CGTCGCTTTAATGATCAGATTACCGGCCACTCCGGCCTGACTTTTTTTGAGGCCTATAGCAGCGAG CTCACCGGCGGTCGCGAGGTCGAAGCCACCTTCCCTGAAGCGCTCAAAGGCCCCATCCTACGCAAGGTTCAGTTCCAGACCATCTCGCGCCTGGATAACCTCGTGGACATGATCTTCGATGAGTTCAAGCACGACTACTATCCTGGGGAGGACGTAACGGTCACCATTGATGGCGGGGAGAGGCTCCAAGGGCTTGTTAGGGACAAGTCGACGTTTGGACCACGGATACTCGCCGATGGCTCCCGCACGCAACCAGTCACGCGATATCTCGTGGTGAGCAAGGTGGACCCCGATTTTGAAGCCATGGTCACCGACGAACACATCTGCCGCGAACGTGGCGTCTTCACCAAGGCCATGTTACGCTCCTTCATCAAAAAGACGGTCACTCGAGAGGCATGGAATGGCGCGCCCTGGCTGGTGAAGCACGACTATGCCGGGCAGTATCACATTGACACCCGCGTCCCGCCTCATTTGCGCTACGACACCAAGCTCCAGGAGCGCAAACAGCTGCAGGCTcagaagcgcgccgcccctcaCGACGTCAATGGGCACGGCCTGCACACCGGGCCGGTTCGCTTGCCGGAGCTGAAGCCAGCGCCTAAGAGCCACAAGGGCAAGCACGGCCAGCAGGGAGCCAAGGGCTTGAAGTGGCCGGCCAACATGtccgtcaacggcgtcaacggcaccCACGACCATGCGCCCCCTGTCCGGgagccaacgccgcctcctccccctcctccaccgaaGTACCCGATCGAGGATCTGCAACTGGAGCCAAAAGAGGGTAGTGTGCGCCCTCCGCTCAAATTCATGTGCAGGAATCCTCCAGTCGAGTTGAGGAATGGAGATGCCAACCCATCTAACGAGCCAACAAATGACCATATCGACATGGCCTCAGTCGGCCCTCTCTTAGAGACGTGGGATACTCTGAATGTCTATTGCGAGATCTTCCAGCTCGACTCTTTTACGTTTGATGACTTTGTCGAGGCCATGTCGGTGTCTTCAACAGAGGTTCCCGTTCAGCTGTTTGACGAACTTCACTGCTCGGTGCTCAAGGTCTTGGTAGACTCGGAGCAAGAAGGCGGCAAAGTACGAATCACGCTAcccgagctcgaggaggacgacagcgacgaggaggatgaagacgaggacatggacgagacggccgagccgacgccggagccggagcccaAGCCGACGGGCCGAGCTACCAGGAGCAGcttggccaaggccgaggctgagcgcctcgctgccgaagccgccgccgcggaggaggaggtccTGCGGGCTGAGCTCGAGTCGAAAcaccgcgccgaggagctgttGCGCGAGTACGACTGGATCGAGCACCTTCGCAAGCGAGACTTTGCCAACGGCGGGTGGGAGCgtatcgtcgtcggcctgttCCACCAGCTATCGAAGAGCGAGCGCCAGGAGAAGCAGTGCGAGGAACTCTTGTTGCAGCTCGTGCCTCCCGAGACGGAGCCGACACAGGAGGCGGTCCGCCAGCGATATGGCGAGCTGGACGTCAACTTCCGCGtcaaggcgctgcagctcctctGTATGCTCACCATGGAGACCAAGGCGGTCCGCGGGTACATGGAGGACTGCAGTGAGACGATGACCAAGTATCGCAAGGAGCGGATCGAGTGGCAGAGGAAGCGAAAGCAGGC TGTCGAGGATTTGCGACTGCTCAACGAGGATCGTAAGGCGATGCTCCCTGAGAGCACGCCCGCCGAAGAGTCCAAGGACACGGCCAGcaaagacgacgatgtcAAAATgacggacgcggacgacTCGCAGATGGACCAGGACAACGGCGTCAATGGCACAGCCAACGGCAACGGGAGCGGCAAAGGCCAAAAGAAGCGCCGCGGTCGCCAGTCGGACAAGCAGCGGAAGCTcgaggatgaagaagagcgcaaggccaaggcaaAGGAAGCCGAAGATaaggagaaggaaaaggcgCCCATCGTCAGGCTCCCACCACAGCAGATGAAGCAGTACAACAAGATCCTCAAGGAGATCCAAAAGAAGGAGGACTTCATCAAAGAgtgcgaggacgaggtggcCATCATTGAGAACGACCTGCGTGAGGCCGACTGCCCGAGAACGCGTGTGCTGGGCAAGGATCGGTTCTGGAACCGGTACTACTGGTTCGAGCGCAACGGCATGCCGTACGCCGGGTTGCCAAacagctcgacggcgtgggcCGAGTACGCCAACGGGTGCATCTGGGTGCAGGGCccggacgagctggagcggGAAGGGTACATCGACGTACCTGCGGAGCTGCAAAACGAATACAGGGCCAAGTTCAACATGACGGTGCCGGAGCGCAAGgcgaaggaggagggcgggacGAGCATCTTCAACGCGAACCAATGGGGCTACATCGCAGACCCAGACAAGGTGGACCAGCTGATCCGATGGCTGGACCCGCGAGGGTTCAACGAGTTGAAGCTACGCAAGGAGCTGCTCAACTACCGCGACAAGATTGCGACGCACATGGAGAACCGCAAGAAGTACCTAGGgatcgacgaggagaagcaggaagaagcggcggcggcggcgacggcgactaCGGCAAAGCGGACGAGCTCGCGAATCCGCGAAAAGACGCCGGAGACGCGCAACTACCGGTGCCTGATGTGGGAGAACACGAtggcgctggaggagctgggtCATCTCCACAtggagcagccgccgccacctcggtCGAGGAAGCAGACGAAGAAGCGggaggcgcagggcgagccGGCGGGCCGTGGCACGACCAAAGCGCGCAAGAAGTAG
- a CDS encoding glucosyltransferase (EggNog:ENOG503NUDN~COG:B): MERGAHQHCQRRFNDQITGHSGLTFFEAYSSELTGGREVEATFPEALKGPILRKVQFQTISRLDNLVDMIFDEFKHDYYPGEDVTVTIDGGERLQGLVRDKSTFGPRILADGSRTQPVTRYLVVSKVDPDFEAMVTDEHICRERGVFTKAMLRSFIKKTVTREAWNGAPWLVKHDYAGQYHIDTRVPPHLRYDTKLQERKQLQAQKRAAPHDVNGHGLHTGPVRLPELKPAPKSHKGKHGQQGAKGLKWPANMSVNGVNGTHDHAPPVREPTPPPPPPPPKYPIEDLQLEPKEGSVRPPLKFMCRNPPVELRNGDANPSNEPTNDHIDMASVGPLLETWDTLNVYCEIFQLDSFTFDDFVEAMSVSSTEVPVQLFDELHCSVLKVLVDSEQEGGKVRITLPELEEDDSDEEDEDEDMDETAEPTPEPEPKPTGRATRSSLAKAEAERLAAEAAAAEEEVLRAELESKHRAEELLREYDWIEHLRKRDFANGGWERIVVGLFHQLSKSERQEKQCEELLLQLVPPETEPTQEAVRQRYGELDVNFRVKALQLLCMLTMETKAVRGYMEDCSETMTKYRKERIEWQRKRKQAVEDLRLLNEDRKAMLPESTPAEESKDTASKDDDVKMTDADDSQMDQDNGVNGTANGNGSGKGQKKRRGRQSDKQRKLEDEEERKAKAKEAEDKEKEKAPIVRLPPQQMKQYNKILKEIQKKEDFIKECEDEVAIIENDLREADCPRTRVLGKDRFWNRYYWFERNGMPYAGLPNSSTAWAEYANGCIWVQGPDELEREGYIDVPAELQNEYRAKFNMTVPERKAKEEGGTSIFNANQWGYIADPDKVDQLIRWLDPRGFNELKLRKELLNYRDKIATHMENRKKYLGIDEEKQEEAAAAATATTAKRTSSRIREKTPETRNYRCLMWENTMALEELGHLHMEQPPPPRSRKQTKKREAQGEPAGRGTTKARKK; the protein is encoded by the exons ATGGAGCGAGGGGCTCACCAACATTGCCAGCGTCGCTTTAATGATCAGATTACCGGCCACTCCGGCCTGACTTTTTTTGAGGCCTATAGCAGCGAG CTCACCGGCGGTCGCGAGGTCGAAGCCACCTTCCCTGAAGCGCTCAAAGGCCCCATCCTACGCAAGGTTCAGTTCCAGACCATCTCGCGCCTGGATAACCTCGTGGACATGATCTTCGATGAGTTCAAGCACGACTACTATCCTGGGGAGGACGTAACGGTCACCATTGATGGCGGGGAGAGGCTCCAAGGGCTTGTTAGGGACAAGTCGACGTTTGGACCACGGATACTCGCCGATGGCTCCCGCACGCAACCAGTCACGCGATATCTCGTGGTGAGCAAGGTGGACCCCGATTTTGAAGCCATGGTCACCGACGAACACATCTGCCGCGAACGTGGCGTCTTCACCAAGGCCATGTTACGCTCCTTCATCAAAAAGACGGTCACTCGAGAGGCATGGAATGGCGCGCCCTGGCTGGTGAAGCACGACTATGCCGGGCAGTATCACATTGACACCCGCGTCCCGCCTCATTTGCGCTACGACACCAAGCTCCAGGAGCGCAAACAGCTGCAGGCTcagaagcgcgccgcccctcaCGACGTCAATGGGCACGGCCTGCACACCGGGCCGGTTCGCTTGCCGGAGCTGAAGCCAGCGCCTAAGAGCCACAAGGGCAAGCACGGCCAGCAGGGAGCCAAGGGCTTGAAGTGGCCGGCCAACATGtccgtcaacggcgtcaacggcaccCACGACCATGCGCCCCCTGTCCGGgagccaacgccgcctcctccccctcctccaccgaaGTACCCGATCGAGGATCTGCAACTGGAGCCAAAAGAGGGTAGTGTGCGCCCTCCGCTCAAATTCATGTGCAGGAATCCTCCAGTCGAGTTGAGGAATGGAGATGCCAACCCATCTAACGAGCCAACAAATGACCATATCGACATGGCCTCAGTCGGCCCTCTCTTAGAGACGTGGGATACTCTGAATGTCTATTGCGAGATCTTCCAGCTCGACTCTTTTACGTTTGATGACTTTGTCGAGGCCATGTCGGTGTCTTCAACAGAGGTTCCCGTTCAGCTGTTTGACGAACTTCACTGCTCGGTGCTCAAGGTCTTGGTAGACTCGGAGCAAGAAGGCGGCAAAGTACGAATCACGCTAcccgagctcgaggaggacgacagcgacgaggaggatgaagacgaggacatggacgagacggccgagccgacgccggagccggagcccaAGCCGACGGGCCGAGCTACCAGGAGCAGcttggccaaggccgaggctgagcgcctcgctgccgaagccgccgccgcggaggaggaggtccTGCGGGCTGAGCTCGAGTCGAAAcaccgcgccgaggagctgttGCGCGAGTACGACTGGATCGAGCACCTTCGCAAGCGAGACTTTGCCAACGGCGGGTGGGAGCgtatcgtcgtcggcctgttCCACCAGCTATCGAAGAGCGAGCGCCAGGAGAAGCAGTGCGAGGAACTCTTGTTGCAGCTCGTGCCTCCCGAGACGGAGCCGACACAGGAGGCGGTCCGCCAGCGATATGGCGAGCTGGACGTCAACTTCCGCGtcaaggcgctgcagctcctctGTATGCTCACCATGGAGACCAAGGCGGTCCGCGGGTACATGGAGGACTGCAGTGAGACGATGACCAAGTATCGCAAGGAGCGGATCGAGTGGCAGAGGAAGCGAAAGCAGGC TGTCGAGGATTTGCGACTGCTCAACGAGGATCGTAAGGCGATGCTCCCTGAGAGCACGCCCGCCGAAGAGTCCAAGGACACGGCCAGcaaagacgacgatgtcAAAATgacggacgcggacgacTCGCAGATGGACCAGGACAACGGCGTCAATGGCACAGCCAACGGCAACGGGAGCGGCAAAGGCCAAAAGAAGCGCCGCGGTCGCCAGTCGGACAAGCAGCGGAAGCTcgaggatgaagaagagcgcaaggccaaggcaaAGGAAGCCGAAGATaaggagaaggaaaaggcgCCCATCGTCAGGCTCCCACCACAGCAGATGAAGCAGTACAACAAGATCCTCAAGGAGATCCAAAAGAAGGAGGACTTCATCAAAGAgtgcgaggacgaggtggcCATCATTGAGAACGACCTGCGTGAGGCCGACTGCCCGAGAACGCGTGTGCTGGGCAAGGATCGGTTCTGGAACCGGTACTACTGGTTCGAGCGCAACGGCATGCCGTACGCCGGGTTGCCAAacagctcgacggcgtgggcCGAGTACGCCAACGGGTGCATCTGGGTGCAGGGCccggacgagctggagcggGAAGGGTACATCGACGTACCTGCGGAGCTGCAAAACGAATACAGGGCCAAGTTCAACATGACGGTGCCGGAGCGCAAGgcgaaggaggagggcgggacGAGCATCTTCAACGCGAACCAATGGGGCTACATCGCAGACCCAGACAAGGTGGACCAGCTGATCCGATGGCTGGACCCGCGAGGGTTCAACGAGTTGAAGCTACGCAAGGAGCTGCTCAACTACCGCGACAAGATTGCGACGCACATGGAGAACCGCAAGAAGTACCTAGGgatcgacgaggagaagcaggaagaagcggcggcggcggcgacggcgactaCGGCAAAGCGGACGAGCTCGCGAATCCGCGAAAAGACGCCGGAGACGCGCAACTACCGGTGCCTGATGTGGGAGAACACGAtggcgctggaggagctgggtCATCTCCACAtggagcagccgccgccacctcggtCGAGGAAGCAGACGAAGAAGCGggaggcgcagggcgagccGGCGGGCCGTGGCACGACCAAAGCGCGCAAGAAGTAG